The following coding sequences are from one Ktedonobacterales bacterium window:
- a CDS encoding antitoxin VbhA family protein, giving the protein MNPSQALASSLSPEEQQRRRAIIEQGVTQVRLEGLALPSFYWEEAERYIRGELTLDELRLQLLDHIRRSS; this is encoded by the coding sequence ATGAACCCTTCCCAGGCTTTGGCGTCTTCCCTTTCGCCTGAAGAACAGCAACGTCGCCGTGCTATTATTGAGCAAGGTGTGACCCAGGTGCGCCTTGAGGGCCTGGCCCTGCCTTCCTTCTATTGGGAAGAAGCTGAGCGCTATATTCGTGGCGAATTGACGCTCGATGAACTGCGCCTTCAGTTGCTAGACCATATCAGGCGCTCATCTTGA
- a CDS encoding ring-cleaving dioxygenase — translation MELGGIHHITAITGHASQNVAFYTQVLGMRLVKKTVNQDDVSAYHLFYGDEIGHPGTELTFFDWPLAGENRPGVGTISAIAFGVRGRAALEWWEQRLERFQVAHDGIQTRGADERAVLAFRDPEGQRLELIDDGGRMAGQPWKGSPVPAEMGIRGLYAVRLTLRETGPSARLLTETLGFRQGGTYQSAEQHTVTVFEVGPGGPGTEVHLEARPDVPHGRPGIGGVHHVAFRTPDDEEQRLWRARVVEAGRQVTPFINRFYFHSIYFREPGGVLFEIATDGPGFATDEDPEHLGEALALPPFLEGHRKEIEAGLRPITPYTFAMAE, via the coding sequence ATGGAACTTGGTGGGATTCATCACATTACGGCTATTACGGGGCATGCGTCGCAGAACGTGGCCTTTTATACGCAGGTGTTGGGGATGCGGCTGGTGAAGAAGACGGTGAACCAGGATGATGTGTCGGCGTATCATCTGTTCTATGGGGATGAGATTGGGCATCCGGGGACGGAACTGACGTTTTTTGATTGGCCGCTGGCGGGGGAGAATCGCCCTGGCGTTGGGACGATTTCGGCGATTGCGTTTGGGGTACGCGGGCGCGCGGCGCTGGAGTGGTGGGAGCAGCGGCTGGAGCGTTTCCAGGTAGCGCACGATGGGATTCAGACGCGCGGCGCTGACGAGCGGGCTGTGCTGGCGTTCCGCGATCCTGAAGGGCAGCGGCTTGAACTGATTGACGATGGCGGGCGGATGGCGGGGCAGCCCTGGAAGGGGAGTCCGGTCCCGGCAGAGATGGGGATTCGCGGCCTGTACGCGGTCAGGCTGACGCTGAGGGAGACGGGGCCGAGCGCCCGGCTGCTGACGGAGACGCTGGGGTTCCGGCAGGGGGGGACGTATCAGTCTGCTGAGCAGCATACGGTGACGGTCTTCGAGGTGGGGCCAGGGGGGCCAGGGACGGAGGTACATCTGGAGGCGCGCCCGGATGTGCCGCATGGGCGTCCGGGGATTGGCGGCGTGCATCATGTGGCGTTTCGCACGCCCGACGATGAGGAACAGCGCCTCTGGCGGGCGCGGGTGGTTGAGGCTGGTCGGCAGGTGACGCCGTTCATCAATCGCTTCTACTTCCATTCGATCTATTTCCGCGAGCCAGGCGGGGTACTCTTCGAGATTGCTACGGATGGTCCGGGCTTCGCTACGGATGAAGACCCGGAGCATCTTGGCGAGGCGCTGGCTCTGCCGCCTTTCCTGGAGGGACACCGAAAGGAGATTGAAGCGGGCCTGCGTCCGATTACGCCGTATACGTTTGCGATGGCAGAGTGA
- a CDS encoding PIG-L family deacetylase codes for MDKSMLICLAHPDDEVGCAPLVARYVAEGAKATLICATNGDVGDVEEKFLRDYASIAALRLAELNCATRAIGFTEVVTFGYRDSGMMGSADNEDATSLWQAPLEEVTGRVLEVMRRVRPQVVITFNTFGGYGHPDHIKMNQATVAAFERLQTEGEHPEKLYYTTFPQRVLRVGLVVMKALRQNPRKAGKNHDMDLKATVDAMTPVTTRVPIDGYQASLRAAMRCHASQIQRSALGDLLSRPFSRLFLRNLTLSRVYPAAQPQERMERDLFANLPVPSAALPSEA; via the coding sequence ATGGATAAAAGTATGCTGATTTGTCTGGCGCATCCAGATGATGAGGTTGGCTGCGCTCCGCTGGTGGCGCGCTACGTGGCTGAGGGCGCGAAAGCGACGCTGATCTGCGCGACAAATGGGGATGTGGGCGATGTCGAGGAGAAGTTTTTGCGGGATTATGCTTCTATTGCGGCGCTGCGCCTGGCAGAACTGAACTGCGCGACGAGGGCGATTGGCTTTACGGAGGTTGTGACCTTTGGCTACCGCGACAGCGGGATGATGGGCAGCGCCGACAACGAGGATGCGACTAGTCTGTGGCAGGCGCCGCTGGAGGAAGTGACCGGGCGAGTGCTGGAGGTGATGCGCCGGGTGCGCCCGCAGGTGGTGATTACGTTCAATACGTTTGGGGGCTATGGGCATCCCGATCATATCAAGATGAACCAGGCGACTGTGGCGGCTTTCGAGCGGTTGCAGACGGAGGGGGAGCATCCCGAAAAGCTGTACTATACGACGTTCCCCCAACGGGTCTTGCGCGTGGGGTTGGTGGTGATGAAGGCGCTGCGGCAGAATCCGCGCAAAGCAGGCAAGAACCATGATATGGACCTGAAGGCGACTGTGGATGCGATGACGCCGGTGACGACGAGGGTTCCGATTGACGGGTATCAGGCTTCGCTGCGGGCTGCTATGCGCTGCCATGCCAGCCAGATTCAGCGTTCCGCGCTGGGAGATCTGCTGAGCCGTCCGTTCAGCCGTCTGTTCCTGCGCAATCTTACGCTGTCGCGGGTGTATCCGGCAGCGCAGCCGCAGGAACGCATGGAGCGCGATCTGTTTGCGAACCTGCCAGTTCCGAGCGCGGCGCTGCCATCGGAGGCGTAG
- a CDS encoding excisionase family DNA-binding protein — protein MRLLRFGPEGEEIETPESFFQVLRQVVHQMAQEAADILHVSRPFLVKLLEEGQIPYFRTGTHRRIHFQDVMAYKVRRDAERREALDELTRLGQEMGLYDE, from the coding sequence TTGCGTTTATTGCGATTTGGGCCAGAGGGAGAGGAGATTGAGACGCCCGAATCGTTCTTTCAGGTCTTGCGGCAGGTGGTCCACCAGATGGCGCAGGAGGCGGCGGATATTCTGCACGTTTCGCGGCCCTTCCTGGTCAAGCTGTTGGAAGAAGGGCAGATTCCTTACTTCAGGACAGGTACGCACCGACGTATCCACTTTCAGGATGTGATGGCCTACAAAGTGCGCCGCGATGCCGAGCGGCGTGAGGCGCTGGACGAGCTAACGCGATTGGGCCAGGAGATGGGATTGTACGATGAATAG